A single window of Methanobacterium sp. DNA harbors:
- a CDS encoding peptidoglycan-binding domain-containing protein produces the protein MVIPAVGAAESSDTENTVVTNASTDQNLTVGMTGDNVTELQTWLHTQGFYNGKIDGEFGNYTEQAVKAFQQYVGIKEDGIVGNISRQSMKDLVNGNIDTTSSTSGTSSSYSKTGSSSSSKAAYGTSKSYSSSYSSGSSGWSSGQGVGDCWDNSAALYSSLTASGQSARIVQYANSYSSNHRSVEVWNGNSWVDYDYKSNGYSNRYYATSHDSSATVIASS, from the coding sequence ATGGTAATCCCAGCTGTGGGAGCCGCGGAAAGTTCAGATACTGAAAATACGGTCGTGACCAACGCGAGCACAGACCAAAACTTGACAGTAGGAATGACTGGAGATAATGTCACCGAACTACAGACCTGGCTGCATACCCAGGGATTTTATAATGGTAAAATCGATGGTGAATTTGGAAACTACACTGAACAGGCAGTCAAAGCATTCCAGCAGTATGTTGGAATCAAAGAAGACGGAATTGTGGGTAACATTTCCCGTCAAAGCATGAAAGACCTGGTCAATGGAAACATCGACACTACCAGCAGTACCTCAGGTACATCTAGTTCATACAGTAAAACTGGTTCAAGTTCATCCAGTAAAGCTGCATACGGAACCAGCAAATCTTACTCTAGCTCATACTCTTCCGGCAGTAGCGGATGGAGCAGTGGACAAGGAGTAGGTGATTGTTGGGATAACAGTGCAGCACTGTACAGTTCATTAACTGCATCCGGTCAGTCTGCAAGGATCGTTCAGTACGCCAACAGTTACTCATCCAACCACCGTTCCGTTGAAGTGTGGAATGGTAACAGCTGGGTTGACTATGACTACAAAAGTAATGGCTACTCTAACAGGTACTACGCTACCAGCCATGACTCATCAGCAACTGTGATTGCAAGTAGTTAA